From the genome of Pseudomonas bubulae:
CATAGAATCATTGGTAAAAAACGGAGGATCTTTACGTGATCCAGTTAGCTGTTGTGTTGCTTTGGTTTGTGGCCTGTTCCATTCAAGACCTGCTCCAACGCCATATTTCCAACTTCCTGACGTTGGGTGGCGCAGCGCTGGCGCTGCTGTATCTGCTGTGGACCGGTCACACCTGGCTGGGAGCAAGCGCAACCGAAGGAGGCTGGGCGCTGCTGATCGCGCTGGTGCTGACACTGCCCGGTTATGCCTTGAACAAGCTGGGTGCCGGCGACGTAAAGCTGTTGATCGCCCTGGCGCTGACAACCGATCGTCCGACAATTCTTGGCACCGT
Proteins encoded in this window:
- a CDS encoding prepilin peptidase, translated to MIQLAVVLLWFVACSIQDLLQRHISNFLTLGGAALALLYLLWTGHTWLGASATEGGWALLIALVLTLPGYALNKLGAGDVKLLIALALTTDRPTILGTVIGAGICSGIWWFCASKILPSINQQVKTLSLAKGATVSKKLPFAPFLFGGFTLTMALLH